A single region of the Melioribacteraceae bacterium 4301-Me genome encodes:
- the ispG gene encoding (E)-4-hydroxy-3-methylbut-2-enyl-diphosphate synthase — MVLETIKKYCNSLTKYSRYKTREVFIGDVPLGGNNPIRIQSMTTTNTMDTKATVEQSIRMIKAGCDYIRITAPSLNEAKNLENIKKELRLRGYKTPIIADIHFTPNAAEIAARIVEKVRINPGNYADKKKFQIIEYTDKEYNTELERIREKFVPLIKICKEYGTAMRIGTNHGSLSDRIMSRYGDTPLGMVESALEFARICEDYNYYNIVFSMKSSNPQVMVQAYRLLVQKMEEEGMNYPIHLGVTEAGDGEDGRIKSSVGIGTLLEDGIGDTIRVSLTEEPEHEPPVAILLSNRYTERTPHKEIPHIDESPKDPFNYEKFSTFEVAGIGGATVPKVVADFSSTGIKSYDGLKSVGLNYNQQTDKWSINEISADLLYLGKHPLPFDPPNSIKVIYDFDYWDSLKNKSAGFPYFQSVENFNNSTNHSFVLNFVEIKIEDVFSQSIRKIKNNPTVVFVVTTSNKHGMAEQRRIFFENYKNQIRNPVIIKREYRDVNNEELLLYASTDFGALLIDGFGDGLWLTMPNNEKANMHEFINRTLFGILQATRTRISKTEYIACPSCGRTLFDLVEITNKIRRRTEHLKGVKIAIMGCIVNGPGEMADADYGYVGSGPNRITLYRGKEIVKRNVPSEDAVDELINLIKEDNRWSEPL, encoded by the coding sequence ATGGTACTAGAAACAATTAAAAAATATTGCAACAGCCTTACAAAATATTCCAGATACAAAACAAGAGAGGTATTTATAGGCGATGTCCCCTTAGGTGGAAATAACCCCATAAGAATTCAATCGATGACCACCACTAATACGATGGACACTAAAGCTACAGTTGAGCAGTCAATTCGTATGATTAAAGCAGGTTGTGATTATATTAGAATTACAGCACCAAGCCTAAATGAAGCTAAAAATCTTGAAAATATTAAAAAAGAACTAAGATTACGCGGTTATAAAACGCCAATAATTGCCGATATACATTTTACACCAAACGCTGCTGAAATAGCTGCAAGAATTGTAGAAAAAGTTAGAATTAATCCCGGTAATTACGCCGATAAAAAGAAATTTCAAATTATTGAATATACTGACAAAGAATACAACACTGAACTGGAAAGAATTAGAGAAAAATTTGTTCCTTTAATAAAAATCTGTAAAGAGTACGGTACGGCAATGCGTATTGGTACAAATCATGGTTCATTATCTGATAGAATTATGAGCCGATATGGCGATACCCCATTGGGAATGGTTGAATCTGCACTTGAGTTTGCTCGTATTTGTGAAGATTATAATTACTATAATATTGTTTTTTCAATGAAGTCGAGCAATCCACAGGTAATGGTTCAAGCGTATAGATTGTTAGTCCAAAAAATGGAAGAAGAAGGGATGAATTATCCTATTCATCTAGGTGTAACTGAAGCAGGCGATGGCGAAGATGGAAGAATAAAATCATCTGTCGGTATTGGTACTTTATTAGAAGATGGCATCGGGGACACAATTAGAGTTTCACTTACTGAAGAACCTGAACATGAACCTCCAGTGGCAATACTCCTTTCTAACCGTTACACGGAAAGAACTCCCCATAAAGAAATACCCCATATTGATGAATCACCTAAAGACCCATTTAATTACGAAAAATTTTCTACGTTTGAAGTTGCAGGCATAGGAGGAGCCACAGTTCCAAAAGTGGTTGCCGACTTTTCTTCAACTGGAATTAAAAGTTACGATGGATTAAAATCAGTAGGACTGAATTATAACCAGCAAACAGATAAATGGAGCATAAATGAAATCTCAGCTGATTTACTTTATTTAGGCAAACATCCACTGCCTTTCGACCCGCCTAACAGCATAAAGGTTATTTATGATTTTGACTACTGGGACTCGCTAAAAAATAAATCTGCTGGTTTCCCTTACTTCCAGTCAGTGGAAAATTTTAACAACTCAACCAATCATTCTTTTGTGTTAAACTTTGTAGAAATTAAAATTGAAGATGTATTTTCACAGTCAATTCGAAAAATTAAAAATAATCCCACTGTTGTATTTGTGGTTACTACTTCTAACAAACACGGTATGGCCGAACAAAGAAGAATATTTTTTGAAAATTATAAAAATCAAATTAGAAATCCTGTAATAATAAAAAGAGAATATCGAGATGTAAATAACGAGGAACTATTATTATATGCTTCTACAGATTTTGGAGCACTTTTAATCGACGGCTTTGGAGATGGCCTTTGGCTAACTATGCCAAATAACGAAAAAGCAAATATGCATGAATTCATTAACAGAACATTATTTGGTATTTTACAGGCTACTAGGACAAGGATTTCAAAAACTGAATATATTGCATGCCCTTCTTGCGGACGTACACTTTTCGATTTAGTTGAAATAACAAATAAAATTAGGCGGCGAACAGAACATCTTAAAGGAGTTAAAATAGCCATTATGGGCTGTATTGTTAATGGTCCAGGCGAAATGGCTGATGCAGACTATGGATATGTTGGCTCAGGACCTAATAGAATTACCTTGTATCGAGGTAAAGAAATAGTTAAAAGAAATGTTCCCTCAGAAGATGCAGTTGATGAATTAATTAACCTTATAAAAGAAGATAACAGATGGTCGGAGCCATTATAA
- a CDS encoding Nif3-like dinuclear metal center hexameric protein, with the protein MAKYLEKWAPPGAAWDKDNVGLQVGSKNAKLKNIMLCLELNNEVLQEAINKKCNFIFTHHPLIFLPLKKINIQDDPTSKLIESIIINNITVYSAHTNLDFTKDGVSFALAKKLKLKNIDFLENQEANQFKVAVFVPLDKAEEVAYAAFNAGAGTIGEYDNCSFRSKGIGTFKGSAKSNPTIGKKNTYEKVDELKLEFIVDSWNLNAVISAVLNAHPYEEPAYDVYLLKNKNVNYGMGAIGQLEKELTVDEFLDYVAINLKLKSFRYCSNKNKKIKKVAVCGGSGSDLLAAAINAQADSFITADIKYHVFQKAEGKILLIDAGHYETEIFSLDAVKKKIESFLGNNKSISVFKFSGTTNPIKYY; encoded by the coding sequence TTGGCAAAATACCTCGAAAAATGGGCACCGCCTGGTGCAGCATGGGATAAAGATAATGTAGGCCTTCAAGTAGGCTCTAAAAATGCAAAGTTAAAAAACATAATGCTTTGCTTAGAGCTCAATAACGAGGTTCTGCAAGAAGCCATAAACAAAAAATGTAACTTTATTTTTACTCATCATCCTTTAATATTCCTTCCATTAAAAAAAATCAATATTCAAGACGACCCAACATCTAAACTAATTGAATCAATCATAATAAATAATATAACTGTTTACTCTGCCCATACAAACTTAGATTTCACTAAGGATGGGGTTTCATTTGCATTAGCTAAAAAACTAAAGCTTAAGAATATCGACTTTTTGGAAAATCAAGAAGCCAACCAATTTAAAGTCGCAGTTTTTGTCCCATTAGATAAAGCAGAAGAAGTAGCTTATGCTGCATTTAATGCTGGTGCGGGTACTATTGGGGAATATGATAATTGCAGTTTTAGGTCTAAAGGCATAGGCACATTTAAAGGCTCCGCAAAATCTAATCCAACAATCGGCAAAAAAAACACTTACGAAAAAGTTGACGAACTTAAATTAGAATTTATTGTCGATTCTTGGAATTTGAATGCGGTAATTTCTGCTGTGTTAAACGCTCATCCTTATGAAGAGCCGGCTTACGACGTATATTTACTTAAAAATAAGAATGTCAACTACGGAATGGGAGCAATTGGACAATTAGAAAAGGAGTTAACTGTAGATGAGTTTTTAGATTACGTGGCAATTAATCTCAAGCTGAAATCATTTCGATATTGCAGCAATAAAAACAAAAAAATAAAAAAAGTAGCTGTTTGTGGAGGCAGCGGTTCGGATTTATTAGCTGCTGCAATAAACGCTCAGGCGGACTCTTTTATAACAGCGGACATTAAATATCACGTTTTTCAGAAAGCTGAAGGCAAAATTCTTTTAATAGATGCCGGTCACTATGAAACCGAAATTTTTTCCTTAGATGCAGTAAAAAAGAAAATTGAAAGCTTCTTAGGAAATAATAAATCCATAAGTGTATTTAAATTTAGCGGCACTACTAATCCAATAAAATATTATTAA